One genomic window of Paenisporosarcina antarctica includes the following:
- a CDS encoding sodium-dependent transporter: MAKRDHFASKIGFILAAAGSAIGLGAIWKFPYMAGTNGGSVFVLLFIISTLLIGLPILLAEFVIGRKGQADAVTGLKKLAPGKKWFLIGWSGFVFSFIILSFYSVIGGWILSYLGRALLFKFNNEGEGYYADLFESIIANPWEILIGQAVFMILTIIIVRGGIKGGIERASRLMMPALLIFFIVLVIRSLTLDGAWEGVKFMFVPDWTYFNAQTMLLALGQAFFSLSVGVAGMMTYASYLPKDQRLGNSALSVSMLNIGISIMAGLVIFPAVFALGYSPNEGPGLVFIILPAVFEQLPFGAFFMLLFFILLLFATLTSSISMLEIVVSIGIKNAYDKRKSAAWIYGLMIFLVGIPSALSFGVFSDIKIFGKTFFDSADFITSSIGLPLGALMISIFAGYVLKKDETFTELNISSLSFNTWYFIVRYLAPVAIIVVFINALISAIQG; the protein is encoded by the coding sequence ATGGCAAAGCGCGATCATTTTGCATCAAAGATTGGCTTCATCCTCGCAGCTGCGGGAAGTGCGATTGGACTTGGCGCAATATGGAAGTTTCCATATATGGCAGGAACAAACGGTGGTAGTGTATTTGTATTATTATTTATTATTAGCACGTTGTTAATCGGTTTACCCATTCTGTTAGCAGAATTTGTTATAGGACGAAAAGGTCAAGCTGATGCGGTAACTGGACTGAAAAAATTAGCACCAGGGAAGAAATGGTTCTTAATTGGCTGGTCTGGATTCGTTTTCTCATTTATTATTCTATCGTTCTACAGTGTCATTGGTGGATGGATATTATCGTATCTCGGAAGAGCTTTACTCTTTAAATTTAATAATGAAGGTGAAGGTTATTACGCAGATTTATTTGAATCGATTATTGCTAATCCTTGGGAAATTCTAATTGGACAAGCTGTTTTTATGATTTTGACAATTATTATTGTTCGTGGTGGAATTAAAGGTGGAATTGAACGTGCAAGTCGACTCATGATGCCTGCCTTACTAATTTTCTTCATCGTGTTAGTTATTCGTTCATTAACACTTGATGGCGCATGGGAAGGCGTTAAGTTTATGTTTGTGCCTGATTGGACTTACTTTAATGCACAAACCATGTTACTGGCATTAGGACAAGCATTCTTTTCACTTAGTGTGGGTGTTGCTGGAATGATGACTTATGCTTCCTACTTACCTAAAGATCAAAGGTTAGGCAATTCAGCTTTGAGCGTTTCCATGTTAAATATCGGGATTTCCATTATGGCTGGTTTAGTTATTTTCCCAGCTGTTTTCGCTTTAGGTTATTCGCCAAATGAAGGACCTGGACTTGTATTTATCATTTTACCAGCAGTTTTCGAACAATTACCATTCGGTGCATTCTTTATGCTCCTATTCTTTATCTTATTGCTTTTTGCAACATTGACTTCTTCTATTTCGATGTTAGAAATTGTTGTATCCATAGGTATTAAAAATGCATATGATAAACGTAAGAGTGCTGCATGGATTTATGGTTTGATGATTTTCTTAGTAGGGATTCCAAGTGCTTTATCTTTTGGCGTATTTTCCGATATTAAAATCTTTGGAAAAACGTTCTTTGACTCTGCAGATTTCATAACGAGTAGTATCGGATTACCTCTAGGAGCTTTGATGATTTCAATCTTCGCCGGGTACGTATTGAAGAAAGATGAAACCTTTACGGAATTAAATATTTCCTCATTATCCTTTAACACTTGGTACTTTATCGTTCGTTACTTAGCACCAGTGGCCATTATTGTGGTCTTTATCAATGCCCTCATCTCTGCTATACAGGGTTAA
- a CDS encoding peptidylprolyl isomerase — MKKRGWLLLISLVVLLAGCGTKKSVEEEKIEKPNEETQQTTTKNEGEITMYPQLSKEVASNEALVVMNTTMGSIKIKLFPEVAPKTVENFITHAENGYYDDIIFHRIIKDFMIQGGDPTGTGMGGESIYGKTFADEFSDKAFNLRGALSMANAGPGTNGSQFFIVQASRVDSSMISQLKKAGYPEEIIEAYTTNGGTPWLDNKHTVFGQVIEGLEIVDEMTTVKRNGSDKPLEDIKIVSIEVLQK, encoded by the coding sequence ATGAAAAAACGAGGATGGCTGTTATTGATTAGCTTGGTTGTCTTGTTAGCAGGTTGCGGCACTAAAAAGAGTGTCGAAGAAGAGAAGATAGAAAAACCTAATGAAGAAACACAACAAACTACTACAAAAAATGAAGGAGAGATTACTATGTATCCACAATTATCAAAAGAAGTTGCTTCAAACGAAGCGTTAGTCGTAATGAACACAACTATGGGTTCGATAAAAATTAAATTATTCCCGGAAGTTGCTCCTAAGACAGTAGAAAACTTTATTACACATGCAGAAAATGGTTATTATGACGACATCATTTTCCACCGTATTATTAAAGATTTCATGATTCAAGGTGGAGACCCTACTGGGACTGGTATGGGCGGAGAAAGCATCTACGGTAAAACCTTTGCAGATGAATTCTCTGATAAAGCATTTAACCTACGTGGTGCACTATCAATGGCAAATGCTGGTCCTGGAACAAATGGTAGTCAATTCTTTATCGTTCAAGCTAGCCGTGTAGATTCAAGCATGATAAGCCAATTGAAAAAAGCTGGATACCCAGAAGAAATTATTGAAGCATATACAACAAATGGTGGTACTCCTTGGTTAGACAATAAGCATACCGTTTTTGGACAAGTTATTGAAGGCTTAGAAATTGTTGATGAGATGACTACAGTAAAAAGAAATGGTAGCGACAAACCACTTGAAGACATCAAAATTGTATCAATAGAAGTTCTTCAGAAATAA
- a CDS encoding MalY/PatB family protein: protein MTSFKQVIDRSDSHSIKWDFMDKVYKIEDASDILPMWVADMDFAAPQAVIDALLERIKHPIFGYSYMDEGSKTAVQNWLLERHGWQTQNEWMLFHHGVVPAIASVIESFTQKGDLILITPPVYQLFFSIPQKQGRQVVESSLIEEKGQYRIDFVSFEKQLKQGVKLFILCNPHNPGGMVWPKETLQEIIRLCTKYDTLILSDEIHSDLVFPKHKHIPLATLAREEVDRIITCVAPSKTFNLAGIQAAVIIATDSKKREKLKENALAHGQMELSSFAAVALTAAYEDGGAWLDELLKVLSSNLDYAIEKLTKAVPGLKIEKPQATYLLWIDYRGTGYSENEIMDLLLNKGKLALEPGSKYGETGSGFLRMNVACPRSTLEDGVLRFITALA from the coding sequence ATGACTTCATTTAAACAAGTAATAGATAGGAGCGATTCCCACTCCATAAAATGGGATTTCATGGATAAGGTGTACAAAATTGAAGATGCTTCTGATATATTGCCAATGTGGGTTGCAGATATGGACTTCGCCGCACCACAAGCCGTAATTGACGCATTACTTGAACGCATCAAGCATCCTATCTTTGGCTATTCCTACATGGATGAAGGGTCTAAAACAGCTGTGCAAAATTGGCTTTTAGAACGTCATGGTTGGCAAACCCAAAACGAATGGATGCTTTTTCATCATGGCGTGGTCCCAGCAATTGCATCTGTTATTGAATCTTTTACTCAAAAAGGAGATCTTATTTTAATAACCCCTCCTGTTTATCAACTGTTTTTTTCTATCCCCCAAAAGCAAGGACGTCAAGTGGTGGAAAGCTCATTAATAGAAGAAAAAGGTCAATACAGAATAGACTTTGTTTCATTTGAAAAACAGTTAAAGCAAGGAGTAAAGTTATTTATTCTATGTAACCCACATAATCCAGGTGGCATGGTTTGGCCAAAAGAGACTTTACAAGAAATCATTCGATTATGTACGAAATACGACACCCTCATTTTGTCAGATGAAATACATAGCGACTTAGTGTTTCCTAAACATAAGCATATCCCTCTCGCTACTTTGGCTAGGGAGGAAGTAGATCGGATTATAACTTGTGTAGCTCCTTCTAAAACGTTTAATTTAGCTGGAATTCAAGCCGCAGTCATAATAGCGACTGATTCTAAGAAACGGGAAAAGCTAAAAGAAAATGCTCTTGCCCATGGTCAAATGGAACTTAGCTCTTTTGCAGCTGTTGCTCTAACAGCTGCGTATGAAGATGGCGGAGCTTGGTTAGATGAATTATTGAAAGTTCTTTCTTCTAATCTCGACTATGCCATTGAAAAATTGACAAAAGCTGTTCCAGGATTAAAAATTGAAAAACCACAAGCTACTTATTTATTATGGATAGATTATAGAGGTACAGGGTATTCAGAAAATGAAATAATGGATTTGCTATTAAATAAAGGTAAACTTGCCTTAGAGCCAGGTTCAAAATATGGTGAAACTGGTAGTGGCTTCTTAAGAATGAATGTGGCTTGCCCACGATCCACACTTGAAGATGGTGTATTGCGGTTCATCACTGCTTTAGCATAA
- a CDS encoding DUF1871 family protein, with amino-acid sequence MENIQMNRKAVMLLQTWDPFKMGSDAYDTETADVVAALQGINNPTELAKCIQKVYEHSYEQWIPIEQCVQIAYKLIAVKFEANCIV; translated from the coding sequence ATGGAAAACATCCAAATGAATCGTAAAGCAGTCATGTTACTTCAAACGTGGGATCCTTTTAAAATGGGATCTGATGCCTATGATACTGAAACAGCTGACGTAGTAGCAGCCCTTCAAGGAATTAATAACCCAACAGAACTAGCAAAATGTATTCAGAAAGTTTATGAGCATTCCTATGAACAATGGATTCCTATAGAACAATGCGTTCAAATTGCTTATAAATTAATTGCTGTTAAATTCGAAGCAAACTGCATCGTCTAA
- a CDS encoding helix-turn-helix domain-containing protein, whose product MKKDFHTQIRLLREEKNISIEDLSLKTRIGTARLEKYEAGTEVPSVQNILKLSNALEVPASNLTDGLPENS is encoded by the coding sequence ATGAAAAAAGATTTTCACACTCAAATTCGCTTATTGCGAGAAGAAAAGAATATTTCCATAGAAGATTTGTCATTAAAGACACGAATCGGTACCGCGAGATTAGAAAAATATGAAGCTGGTACAGAAGTCCCTTCTGTTCAGAACATATTGAAGTTATCAAACGCACTCGAAGTTCCAGCTTCTAATCTGACTGATGGACTTCCAGAAAATTCATAA
- a CDS encoding MFS transporter codes for MDNQKRNFYIMWISNFLVAGTATMIMPFLSLYINTMGDFSDSYVQKWSGFIFGITFVSAFLMSPIWGRIADRFGYKPILIITGFGISISIFLMGFVHSVETLFLLRLFMGVVTGFIPTSLAFISSQTAKEVAGKTLGTLQMGSVSGTLFGPVIGGLLADSFGFQYTFVITSVVIAIAALLVLFGIKETKKVPVVGAHVYSRKTVLSGIIHHRLVFNIMIITALIQIGNFSIQPLLSLYVSSLTDSSQIALLAGVTFSAAGVGNLLFARKWGHLGDTIGYEKVLSMLLILAFLFIIPQAFVTELWQLIGLRLLFGIAVGGLIPVTTALVRRESPIEIQGEMLGYNTSFRFFGNIVGPMFGGLVSGFIGISSVFYVTGVLFLVSYLVLTFIRRKPQQDFEKVLLNEEAHQQA; via the coding sequence TTGGATAATCAAAAAAGAAATTTTTATATAATGTGGATTTCAAACTTTCTAGTGGCTGGAACGGCAACAATGATTATGCCTTTCTTGTCACTCTATATAAATACAATGGGTGATTTTTCTGACTCTTACGTTCAAAAATGGTCAGGCTTTATATTTGGTATTACATTCGTCTCTGCATTCCTTATGTCACCCATATGGGGCCGTATAGCAGATCGCTTCGGTTATAAACCGATATTAATCATTACCGGATTTGGTATATCGATTAGTATTTTTCTGATGGGCTTTGTTCATTCAGTAGAAACTTTATTCCTTTTACGTTTATTTATGGGTGTGGTCACAGGATTTATTCCCACATCACTTGCTTTTATTAGTTCACAAACAGCGAAAGAAGTGGCAGGAAAAACACTTGGCACACTTCAAATGGGGAGTGTTTCAGGTACTCTCTTTGGACCCGTTATTGGTGGTCTACTCGCTGATTCATTCGGGTTCCAATATACATTTGTCATCACATCTGTGGTAATAGCAATCGCTGCACTGCTTGTTTTGTTTGGTATTAAAGAAACTAAAAAGGTACCTGTAGTAGGTGCACATGTATATTCTAGAAAAACGGTTTTATCAGGCATCATTCATCATCGATTAGTCTTTAATATCATGATCATTACAGCGTTAATTCAAATAGGTAATTTCAGTATCCAACCTCTACTATCGCTTTATGTATCAAGTTTAACCGATTCTTCTCAAATTGCATTGCTGGCTGGAGTTACATTTAGTGCAGCTGGTGTTGGGAATTTACTATTCGCAAGAAAATGGGGACATCTTGGAGATACGATTGGCTATGAGAAAGTGTTAAGTATGCTACTTATTTTGGCTTTTTTGTTTATCATTCCTCAAGCTTTTGTTACTGAACTTTGGCAGTTGATTGGATTACGTTTATTATTCGGAATTGCCGTTGGGGGATTAATTCCAGTAACTACTGCCTTAGTCAGACGTGAATCGCCAATCGAAATTCAAGGGGAAATGTTGGGGTATAATACAAGCTTCCGCTTCTTTGGAAATATCGTTGGTCCTATGTTTGGTGGACTTGTTAGTGGCTTCATCGGTATTTCTTCCGTGTTCTACGTTACAGGCGTGTTGTTCTTAGTTTCATATTTGGTACTAACATTTATTCGTAGAAAGCCACAACAAGATTTTGAAAAGGTATTGTTAAACGAAGAAGCTCATCAACAAGCTTAA